From a single Hymenobacter sp. YIM 151500-1 genomic region:
- a CDS encoding carbohydrate-binding protein, with translation MTFTFTSLSQWLGCGARLAVAAACGWLLAPSAAQAQCTELVWNDEFDTPGNLSKWQVYEGDGCETGLCNFGNAELQVYRAANATVAGGYLSIATRYENSVQGGRTYNYTSAKLLSKQASGGLKTFRYGRIEARMKLPSAQGVWPAFWMLADPGNWPFTGEIDIMEAKHKNPRSVSGTIHYDAGGWRFTGRDYNAPVDLSQDFHVYAVEWSPDQIKWFVDGNLFHTASPKTTAGNSWPFNDGNFYLILNTAVGGPGTGFTGLGLNPTPADYPVTTQVDYVRVYKGTYNYAILGPGQVYQGDQNRTFRLDAVGSGAIYTWSVPSGATVVSGQGTNAVQVNFGSGAVSGAVTATVTVNGCTTATYTKSVTVAPALQLDRVYEDFESNRVLAYGAATGTLTPVVDNPSAVINTSAKVGRYVRNATEQYDVLNVKNLGIGNANDFVAGRRRVFVDVYSTAPVGSKVTLQLENSNVTTAINFPAGRHSAYRAFTSRQNAWETLEFELEKVLDAGTNIYSINNVALLFQPATNSGATFYFDNVVIRKQPEAPVVATEALLNYDGAARLTFDAATTNGVYSAGVANPAAGGANTSANVGKYVRNASEQYDVLFFNAGAPGTVVEDAGLFKNQTYQFQLDVYTSAPVGTPINITLQNKALAAPTGSFPAGRNSTYLANTTKQNQWETLTFSFNTAPDAGTANVSIDQLAVLFNSGVKSGDTYYIDNLRIAKKATPTYSAGATLENYDDVRNLSFVRATGTYQAAVNNPASGGANTSAKVAQYTRNSASTYDALTLGTSLIKDGAAYVAGRKVFALDVYTSAPVGTVVSWQLESSAASTPGNFPAGRHSVYHAVVKQTNAWHTLIFSYASSPDASTPDADVDNVVLLFAPNSSTGTVFYVDNLRTLSASGAAPNTPPTVSLTAPANNASFTAPASIPLTAAAADADGTVSKVEFFQGSTKLGEDTSAPFTYTWSGVAAGSYSLTAKATDNQGATATSAAVAVTVSAAPVAQAIPGTIQAESYVAMSGVDTEPTTDTGGGRNMNWFETGDWVDYDVNVATAGTYTVGFRVASAVGGAQLQLRSSAGAVLATISVGNTGGWQSWTTISATASLPAGGQRLRLYAQASSGCNVNWLSFTATPTDPATPNLALNKPVTVSSTENAQVPGSAAVDGNGGTRWASAFADSQWLYVDLGASYSISRVKLTWEAAYGRDYRVEVSSDRQNWTPLKTITGNTSLVNDHTGLSGTGQYVRIYGTARGTAYGYSLYELEVYGTAASSSGSTACTGTVANGDYSYEVSTTNGTVNWKFVPLAPIAGSSLALIYVKVGSGGYTGYPMTAAGGNFTFAQAQAGGAALSFYFTYRVGTTTAERNSSATPHAYTAGTTCAANRTAARTTVPAALAYPNPVRNRLTVPTAEAATLTITNSRGRVVQRVEVKGQQQATEVDVHSLPPGLYFLTLRGVRGPATVQQFVKE, from the coding sequence ATGACCTTCACTTTTACCTCTCTGAGCCAGTGGCTCGGATGCGGTGCCCGGCTGGCCGTGGCTGCCGCCTGCGGCTGGCTGCTGGCACCTAGTGCGGCGCAGGCCCAGTGCACCGAGCTAGTCTGGAACGATGAGTTCGATACGCCCGGCAACCTCAGCAAGTGGCAAGTATATGAGGGCGACGGCTGCGAAACCGGCCTCTGCAACTTCGGTAATGCCGAGCTGCAAGTGTACCGGGCCGCCAACGCCACCGTGGCGGGCGGCTACCTCAGCATTGCCACCCGCTACGAAAATTCGGTGCAGGGCGGGCGCACCTACAACTATACCTCGGCCAAGCTGCTGTCGAAGCAGGCCAGCGGCGGGCTGAAGACGTTCCGCTACGGCCGCATCGAGGCCCGCATGAAGCTGCCCTCGGCCCAGGGCGTGTGGCCGGCGTTCTGGATGCTGGCCGACCCCGGCAACTGGCCCTTCACCGGGGAAATCGACATCATGGAGGCCAAGCACAAAAACCCGCGCAGCGTGAGCGGCACCATCCACTACGACGCGGGTGGCTGGCGCTTTACCGGGCGCGACTACAACGCCCCGGTAGACTTGTCGCAGGACTTTCACGTGTATGCCGTGGAGTGGAGCCCCGACCAGATTAAGTGGTTTGTAGACGGCAACCTGTTCCACACGGCCTCGCCGAAAACCACCGCCGGCAACTCCTGGCCCTTCAACGACGGCAACTTCTACCTGATTCTGAACACGGCTGTGGGCGGGCCCGGTACCGGCTTCACTGGCCTGGGCCTGAACCCCACGCCCGCCGACTACCCCGTTACCACCCAGGTTGACTACGTGCGGGTGTACAAAGGCACTTACAACTACGCCATCCTGGGCCCCGGCCAGGTGTACCAGGGCGACCAAAACCGCACCTTCCGCCTCGATGCTGTGGGCAGCGGCGCCATCTACACGTGGTCAGTGCCGAGCGGGGCTACCGTGGTAAGCGGGCAAGGCACCAACGCGGTGCAGGTGAATTTCGGCAGCGGCGCTGTGAGCGGTGCTGTTACGGCTACGGTAACCGTAAATGGCTGCACCACAGCCACCTACACCAAATCCGTGACGGTGGCGCCGGCCTTGCAGCTGGACCGCGTGTACGAGGATTTCGAGAGCAACCGGGTGCTGGCCTACGGCGCCGCCACCGGTACGCTTACGCCAGTGGTTGACAACCCATCTGCCGTCATCAACACTTCGGCCAAGGTGGGGCGCTACGTGCGCAATGCCACGGAGCAGTACGACGTGCTGAACGTGAAAAACCTGGGCATCGGCAACGCTAATGACTTCGTGGCGGGCCGGCGCCGGGTGTTCGTGGATGTGTACTCGACGGCGCCGGTGGGCAGCAAGGTGACCCTGCAACTGGAGAACAGCAACGTGACGACGGCCATCAACTTCCCGGCGGGCCGGCACAGTGCCTACCGGGCCTTCACTTCCCGCCAAAACGCCTGGGAAACCCTGGAATTTGAGTTAGAGAAGGTCCTGGACGCCGGCACCAACATTTACTCCATCAACAACGTGGCCTTGCTGTTTCAGCCGGCCACCAACTCCGGCGCCACGTTCTACTTCGACAACGTGGTAATTAGAAAGCAGCCCGAAGCGCCCGTGGTAGCCACCGAGGCCCTGCTGAACTACGATGGCGCGGCCCGCCTCACCTTCGACGCGGCTACCACCAACGGCGTGTACTCGGCGGGCGTGGCCAACCCCGCTGCGGGCGGCGCGAATACCTCGGCCAACGTGGGCAAATACGTGCGCAACGCCTCGGAGCAGTACGACGTGCTGTTTTTCAACGCCGGGGCGCCGGGCACGGTGGTTGAGGACGCCGGGCTGTTCAAGAACCAGACCTACCAGTTTCAGCTCGACGTGTACACCTCGGCGCCGGTGGGTACGCCCATTAATATCACCCTGCAAAACAAGGCCTTGGCCGCGCCTACGGGCTCGTTTCCGGCGGGCCGCAACAGCACCTACCTGGCCAACACCACCAAGCAAAACCAGTGGGAGACGCTGACTTTCAGCTTCAACACCGCCCCCGACGCCGGCACGGCCAACGTGAGCATCGACCAGCTGGCCGTGCTGTTCAACAGCGGAGTGAAGTCGGGGGACACGTACTACATTGACAACCTGCGGATTGCGAAGAAGGCCACCCCCACGTACAGTGCCGGCGCTACGCTGGAGAACTACGACGACGTGCGCAACCTGAGCTTTGTGCGGGCCACCGGCACCTATCAGGCGGCCGTGAACAACCCGGCCAGCGGCGGCGCCAACACCTCCGCCAAAGTGGCCCAGTACACCCGTAATTCGGCTTCCACCTACGACGCTCTGACGCTGGGCACCAGCCTGATTAAGGACGGTGCCGCCTACGTGGCGGGCCGCAAGGTGTTTGCCCTGGACGTGTATACCTCGGCGCCGGTGGGCACGGTGGTATCGTGGCAGCTGGAAAGCAGCGCCGCCTCCACGCCCGGCAACTTCCCGGCGGGCCGGCACAGCGTGTACCATGCCGTAGTGAAGCAAACCAACGCCTGGCACACGCTTATCTTCAGCTACGCCAGCTCCCCCGACGCCAGCACGCCCGATGCCGACGTGGACAATGTGGTGCTGCTCTTCGCGCCCAACTCCAGCACCGGCACGGTGTTTTACGTGGACAACCTGCGCACCCTCAGCGCCAGCGGCGCGGCCCCCAACACGCCGCCCACCGTCAGCCTGACGGCCCCGGCCAACAACGCCAGCTTCACGGCTCCGGCCAGCATCCCCCTCACCGCCGCGGCTGCCGACGCCGATGGCACGGTAAGTAAGGTGGAGTTCTTCCAGGGCAGCACCAAGCTGGGCGAAGACACGAGTGCGCCGTTCACCTACACCTGGTCGGGCGTGGCGGCGGGCAGCTACTCGCTCACGGCCAAGGCCACTGATAACCAGGGCGCAACAGCCACTTCGGCCGCAGTAGCCGTGACGGTATCCGCTGCCCCCGTGGCCCAGGCCATTCCGGGCACCATCCAGGCCGAAAGCTACGTGGCTATGTCCGGGGTGGACACCGAGCCCACCACCGATACCGGGGGCGGGCGCAACATGAACTGGTTTGAGACGGGTGATTGGGTGGATTACGATGTAAACGTAGCCACGGCCGGCACCTACACCGTGGGCTTCCGCGTGGCCAGTGCCGTGGGTGGAGCCCAGCTACAGCTGCGCAGCAGCGCTGGTGCAGTGCTGGCTACCATCAGCGTGGGCAACACAGGCGGCTGGCAGAGCTGGACAACTATCAGCGCCACGGCGAGCTTGCCGGCGGGCGGGCAGCGCCTGCGCCTGTATGCCCAGGCTTCCTCCGGCTGCAATGTCAACTGGCTGTCCTTTACAGCTACGCCTACCGACCCCGCTACGCCCAACCTGGCCCTGAACAAGCCCGTGACGGTTTCTTCGACGGAAAACGCCCAAGTGCCCGGCTCGGCGGCCGTGGATGGTAACGGCGGCACCCGCTGGGCCAGCGCCTTTGCCGACTCGCAGTGGCTGTACGTGGACCTGGGCGCCAGCTACAGCATCAGCCGCGTGAAGCTGACCTGGGAAGCTGCCTACGGCCGAGACTACCGCGTGGAAGTGTCCTCGGACCGCCAGAACTGGACGCCGCTCAAAACCATAACCGGCAACACCAGCCTGGTGAATGACCACACCGGCCTGAGCGGGACCGGGCAGTACGTGCGCATCTACGGCACGGCGCGGGGCACCGCCTACGGCTACTCCCTCTACGAGCTGGAAGTGTACGGCACGGCTGCCAGCAGCTCCGGCAGCACGGCCTGTACCGGTACCGTAGCCAACGGCGACTACTCCTACGAAGTCTCGACCACCAACGGCACGGTGAACTGGAAGTTTGTGCCGCTGGCGCCCATTGCGGGCAGCAGCCTGGCCCTCATCTATGTGAAAGTGGGCTCGGGCGGCTACACTGGCTACCC
- a CDS encoding glutaminase family protein, translated as MKKTVAFLLATGLSLGNLLAQTLRPPAYPLITHDPYFSVWAFQDTLTAAPTRHWTGAPQALEGVVRVDGKVYQFLGQAAPQYRTLIPTAPEKPYTAQYTLAAPAAGWEKPAFAATGWKTGPAPFTDQKDRQGTAWTEGDVWVRRTVTIANPATTGKLRLYMWHDDAVEVYLNGVLLLRQPDWNNGYEYFDVPETARQALRKGENLLAMHCNSPRGGEYLDAGLYEVLPLPATPTARQTSATVTATQTTYQFAAGPVQLTVNFLSPLLLEELETVARPVSYLTFGAASTDGRAHLVQVLLTESGSLAANTPYQPVTTQAGSTGNLSWLAVGTTEQAVLVRAGDNVRIDWGQAYLAAPGPARLATGAPGLLKAAFAKTGALPAPAKAASASGPAQQTALGAVLDLGAVTTPTERHVLLGYDDQYSVQYFGQNLRGWWRRDPATTMPKTLAAAEADYARLRQRCAAFDQQLYAEAQAAGGKEYADLCQLAYRQAIAAHKIVAGPRGEVLMFSKENFSNGSIGTVDVTYPSAPLFLRYNNELAKGMLRFIFEYSESGRWKKDFPAHDVGTYPRANGQTYGEDMPVEEAGNMLILTAAAVKMDGKPDFARKHWPTLTKWVGFLKRDGLDPANQLSTDDFAGHLARNANLSVKAILGIACYGQLARQLGDQKTADEYTALARDYAQRWMAMAATGDHYALTFDKPAGSWSQKYNLVWDKLLGLDIFPKEVARQEVAFYLKNQQRYGLPLDSRKTYTKSDWIIWSATLADNPADFQALIKPVWQFANDSPTRVPLTDWHETTDAKQVGFQARSVVGGYFIKMLDKQLASKP; from the coding sequence ATGAAAAAAACCGTTGCTTTCTTACTGGCCACCGGGCTTAGCCTCGGTAACCTGCTGGCCCAAACGCTCCGGCCGCCCGCTTATCCGCTCATCACCCACGACCCGTACTTCAGCGTGTGGGCTTTTCAGGACACGCTGACCGCCGCGCCTACCCGGCACTGGACCGGCGCGCCCCAGGCGCTGGAGGGCGTGGTGCGCGTCGACGGTAAGGTGTACCAGTTTCTGGGCCAAGCCGCTCCCCAGTACCGCACGCTTATTCCCACGGCCCCGGAAAAGCCTTACACGGCGCAGTACACCCTGGCGGCCCCGGCAGCGGGCTGGGAGAAGCCGGCCTTTGCGGCCACGGGTTGGAAAACCGGCCCTGCTCCCTTTACCGACCAGAAGGACCGGCAGGGCACGGCCTGGACCGAGGGCGACGTGTGGGTGCGCCGCACGGTAACCATTGCCAACCCCGCCACAACCGGTAAGCTGCGCCTGTACATGTGGCACGACGACGCGGTGGAGGTGTATCTGAACGGGGTGCTGCTGCTACGCCAGCCCGACTGGAACAACGGATATGAGTACTTTGACGTGCCCGAAACGGCGCGCCAGGCCCTGCGCAAGGGAGAGAACCTGCTGGCCATGCACTGCAACAGCCCGAGAGGAGGCGAGTACCTCGATGCCGGCTTGTATGAAGTGCTGCCGCTGCCCGCTACGCCCACCGCCCGCCAGACCAGCGCCACCGTGACGGCCACTCAAACCACGTATCAGTTTGCGGCCGGGCCGGTGCAGCTGACCGTGAATTTCCTTTCGCCCCTGCTGCTGGAGGAGCTGGAAACCGTGGCCCGGCCCGTGAGCTACCTCACGTTCGGGGCGGCTTCAACTGATGGCAGGGCCCACCTGGTGCAGGTATTGCTCACGGAAAGCGGCAGCCTGGCGGCCAACACGCCCTACCAGCCCGTTACAACCCAGGCAGGCAGCACCGGCAACCTGAGCTGGCTGGCAGTGGGCACCACGGAGCAGGCCGTGCTGGTTCGGGCCGGCGACAACGTGCGCATCGACTGGGGCCAAGCCTACCTGGCGGCTCCCGGTCCGGCTAGGCTGGCCACCGGAGCGCCCGGCTTGCTGAAAGCAGCTTTTGCCAAAACCGGCGCGCTGCCGGCCCCCGCCAAGGCGGCGAGTGCCAGCGGCCCAGCCCAGCAGACAGCCCTGGGCGCGGTGCTGGACCTGGGCGCCGTAACCACGCCCACCGAGCGGCACGTGCTGCTGGGCTACGACGACCAGTATTCGGTGCAGTACTTCGGGCAGAACCTGCGCGGCTGGTGGCGCCGCGACCCCGCCACCACCATGCCCAAAACCCTGGCAGCCGCCGAAGCCGACTACGCCCGCCTGCGCCAGCGGTGCGCCGCCTTCGATCAGCAGCTCTATGCCGAGGCCCAGGCGGCCGGCGGCAAAGAGTACGCCGACCTGTGCCAGCTGGCTTACCGCCAGGCCATTGCCGCCCATAAAATCGTGGCCGGGCCCAGGGGTGAAGTGCTTATGTTCTCCAAAGAGAACTTCTCCAACGGCTCCATCGGGACGGTGGACGTGACTTACCCCTCGGCTCCCCTGTTTCTGCGCTACAACAACGAGCTGGCCAAGGGCATGCTGCGCTTTATCTTCGAGTACAGCGAGTCGGGGCGGTGGAAAAAGGACTTTCCGGCCCACGATGTAGGCACCTACCCGCGGGCCAACGGCCAGACCTATGGTGAGGACATGCCGGTGGAAGAAGCCGGCAACATGCTGATTCTGACGGCGGCCGCCGTGAAGATGGACGGCAAGCCCGACTTTGCCCGCAAGCATTGGCCCACGCTCACCAAGTGGGTCGGCTTTCTGAAGCGCGACGGCCTGGACCCGGCCAACCAGCTCAGCACCGACGACTTTGCCGGCCACCTGGCCCGCAACGCCAATTTGTCGGTGAAGGCTATTCTGGGTATTGCCTGCTACGGGCAGCTGGCCCGGCAGCTCGGCGACCAGAAAACGGCCGACGAGTACACTGCCCTGGCCCGCGACTACGCCCAGCGCTGGATGGCTATGGCGGCCACTGGCGACCATTACGCCCTGACCTTCGACAAGCCCGCCGGCTCCTGGAGCCAGAAGTATAACCTGGTCTGGGACAAGTTGCTGGGCCTGGATATCTTTCCGAAAGAAGTGGCCCGGCAGGAAGTAGCTTTCTACCTCAAAAACCAGCAGCGCTACGGCTTGCCGCTGGACAGCCGCAAGACCTACACCAAGTCGGACTGGATTATATGGAGTGCCACGCTGGCCGACAACCCAGCCGACTTCCAGGCCCTAATCAAGCCGGTCTGGCAATTCGCCAACGACTCGCCCACCCGCGTCCCGCTCACCGACTGGCACGAAACCACCGATGCCAAACAGGTCGGTTTTCAGGCCCGCTCGGTGGTAGGAGGCTACTTTATTAAAATGCTGGACAAGCAGCTAGCCAGTAAGCCCTGA
- a CDS encoding DNA integrity scanning protein DisA nucleotide-binding domain protein, giving the protein MHYYPSDLANALRSRWPDATAVALPSPPVLTQFISVAYQASLLSEEARPVVGQLVFASAEALEAHVAGQRGQHVLLFEPARAYTEQELRRLSPTVHRAGNLLAVDEAADGSLRIWGLLATQYAWELPGETPRPSMGVPPAALLLRLHGPGNLIFNEGPTRVLTLQRGRVDGHGFVQFPVAWSRGRFDQDLEYAQEEMRRMHLTPQPVPDELLSLLGLHLQHRILARVRASGHGGLLVFVPSQNVAGRVGPAAILQPKYTVGAASAGPRFHQLATAIIWRLSELGQLSSVLYRQSADPQLRALEAEMDQFADLLADMMAVDGALILTKDLRVIGFGVEVYAPHVAISEVYRALDMEATAVQSEAANSGGTRHRAAYRLCLADPDSLAIVVSQDGGVRFVHQHAGRIVFWDQL; this is encoded by the coding sequence ATGCATTACTACCCGAGTGATTTGGCGAATGCCTTGCGGAGCCGCTGGCCCGACGCAACAGCCGTAGCTCTGCCGTCGCCGCCCGTGCTGACGCAGTTTATCTCCGTGGCCTACCAGGCCAGCTTGCTCAGCGAGGAAGCCCGGCCCGTGGTTGGCCAGCTCGTGTTTGCCTCGGCTGAGGCGCTGGAGGCACACGTAGCTGGCCAGCGCGGCCAGCACGTGCTGCTTTTTGAGCCGGCCCGCGCCTACACTGAGCAGGAGCTGCGCCGTCTCAGCCCCACGGTGCACCGGGCGGGCAACCTGCTGGCCGTTGACGAAGCCGCCGACGGTAGCCTGCGAATTTGGGGCCTGCTGGCTACTCAGTACGCGTGGGAGCTGCCGGGAGAAACGCCCCGGCCCTCGATGGGCGTCCCGCCCGCCGCCCTGCTGCTGCGCCTGCACGGGCCGGGCAACTTAATCTTCAACGAAGGGCCGACGCGGGTACTGACCTTGCAACGAGGCCGCGTGGACGGGCACGGCTTTGTGCAGTTTCCCGTAGCCTGGAGCCGCGGCCGCTTCGATCAGGATTTGGAGTATGCCCAGGAAGAGATGCGGCGCATGCACCTCACACCTCAGCCTGTACCGGACGAGCTACTTTCGCTACTTGGCTTGCACCTCCAACACCGCATTCTGGCCCGGGTGCGGGCAAGCGGCCACGGCGGGCTGCTGGTTTTTGTACCAAGCCAAAACGTAGCCGGGCGGGTAGGACCAGCGGCAATACTGCAACCCAAGTACACCGTGGGCGCGGCCAGTGCCGGGCCACGATTTCACCAGCTCGCAACCGCTATCATCTGGCGGCTGTCTGAGCTGGGGCAGCTTAGCTCCGTGTTGTATCGGCAGTCTGCCGACCCCCAACTCCGGGCGCTGGAAGCGGAAATGGACCAGTTTGCCGACTTACTGGCCGATATGATGGCCGTGGACGGAGCCCTGATACTAACCAAGGATTTGCGGGTAATTGGCTTCGGGGTTGAGGTTTATGCGCCGCATGTGGCCATTAGCGAGGTATACCGGGCCTTGGATATGGAGGCCACCGCCGTGCAGAGTGAGGCGGCCAACAGCGGCGGCACCCGCCACCGGGCCGCCTACCGCTTGTGCCTGGCCGACCCCGACAGCCTGGCTATTGTCGTCTCGCAGGATGGCGGCGTACGATTCGTGCACCAGCACGCGGGCCGCATTGTTTTCTGGGACCAGTTATAG
- a CDS encoding TVP38/TMEM64 family protein codes for MAFLRELFQQHTSTLVSLLLLAGLPLVGDSLLTWGLHENADWLRNPTLGQMVLYFVVVAFTMTFALTHTTVVVLVTGFYLGWKGFPGMLLTYMLAALLGYLLAVSLDRGKVIGLLERFPKAHAVMQELRGDSWRLVLLTRLSPVLPFALITFILAVVGVPRRQFLTASVVGMLPRTVFFYWLGTKAQDVLALIQNPDTGTAGKVLVAVLLAVSLFGLYFLFSQALKRALRPDATSAQKNFS; via the coding sequence ATGGCTTTTCTCCGAGAACTTTTCCAGCAGCACACCTCCACGCTGGTGTCCTTGCTGCTGCTGGCCGGCCTGCCCCTGGTCGGCGACAGTCTGCTGACCTGGGGCCTGCACGAAAACGCCGACTGGCTGCGCAACCCCACGCTGGGCCAGATGGTGCTGTACTTCGTGGTGGTGGCCTTCACGATGACCTTCGCCCTCACTCACACCACGGTGGTAGTGCTGGTTACGGGCTTTTACCTGGGGTGGAAGGGCTTTCCGGGTATGCTGCTCACCTACATGCTGGCCGCGCTGCTAGGCTATCTGCTGGCCGTTTCCCTCGACCGGGGCAAGGTCATTGGCTTGCTGGAGCGTTTCCCGAAGGCCCACGCCGTGATGCAGGAGCTGCGCGGCGACAGTTGGCGCCTGGTGCTGCTCACGCGCCTCTCGCCGGTACTGCCCTTTGCCCTCATCACCTTTATTCTGGCCGTGGTGGGCGTGCCGCGCCGGCAGTTTCTGACGGCTTCGGTGGTGGGTATGCTGCCGCGCACAGTGTTTTTCTACTGGCTAGGCACCAAAGCCCAGGATGTGCTGGCCCTGATTCAGAACCCCGACACGGGCACGGCCGGCAAGGTGCTGGTGGCAGTGCTGCTGGCTGTGTCGCTGTTTGGCCTCTACTTTCTGTTTTCGCAGGCCCTAAAGCGCGCCCTGCGGCCGGACGCCACATCGGCGCAAAAAAATTTCAGCTGA
- a CDS encoding SIMPL domain-containing protein (The SIMPL domain is named for its presence in mouse protein SIMPL (signalling molecule that associates with mouse pelle-like kinase). Bacterial member BP26, from Brucella, was shown to assemble into a channel-like structure, while YggE from E. coli has been associated with resistance to oxidative stress.) yields MRGSATRELAPETAELLLTYRAQDQVRNADRAREQQDRLLAVLNEYRIEPARLVVYNLMASGSGWSKTTNSTVYLTTQYKLTLDKPAIINELLPKLVQTGADEVVVSNLLSSRLAAFRLEVASLALADARTKAQHIVQQAGLKLAGIRTIAEVLPAGPAAPLIPERSRYRMLTFGSAASVGADAADVVNPVNPRAIRVQVAFDVEYEVQ; encoded by the coding sequence GTGCGGGGTTCGGCCACCCGCGAACTAGCCCCTGAAACGGCCGAGCTGCTGCTGACCTACCGCGCCCAGGACCAGGTGCGCAACGCCGACCGGGCCCGCGAACAGCAAGACCGCTTGCTGGCGGTGCTGAACGAATACCGAATTGAGCCGGCTCGGCTAGTAGTGTACAACCTGATGGCAAGTGGTAGCGGCTGGTCGAAGACCACTAACTCGACGGTGTATTTGACTACGCAGTACAAGCTAACACTCGACAAGCCGGCAATAATTAACGAGTTGCTGCCCAAGCTGGTTCAGACCGGAGCTGATGAAGTGGTGGTCAGCAACCTACTAAGCTCCCGCCTCGCTGCCTTTCGGCTTGAAGTGGCGAGCTTGGCCCTGGCCGACGCCCGCACCAAAGCCCAGCATATTGTTCAACAGGCTGGGCTGAAACTAGCGGGCATCAGGACCATAGCTGAGGTGCTGCCAGCTGGTCCGGCTGCGCCGCTTATACCGGAACGTAGCCGGTATAGAATGTTAACTTTTGGTTCTGCAGCATCGGTAGGCGCGGATGCCGCTGATGTTGTAAATCCCGTAAATCCGCGAGCTATCCGCGTGCAGGTGGCTTTCGATGTGGAATATGAGGTACAATAA
- a CDS encoding cystathionine gamma-synthase — translation MKFGTKAIHAGVHPDPETGAIMTPIYQTSTYVQRSPGDHKGYEYSRTHNPTRTQLQDALAALENGTHGLCFATGMAAVDCIIKLLQPGDEVISTNDLYGGSYRIFTKVFAQYGIKFHFVPMHDMAAVEEKVTGRTKLIWVETPTNPLLNVIDIEAAARVARQAGALLVVDNTFSTPYLQTPLDLGADVVMHSLTKYMGGHSDVVMGAIIVKDDALAERLRFLQNACGGTPGPQDCFLVLRGLKTLHLRMQRHCENGRAVAEFLKAHPKVEKVFWPGFPDHPNHAVAARQMRDFGGMISFVLRGDRKEDAVAVLEKFELFSLAESLGGVESLSGHPATMTHASIPAEERRKAGLSDSLIRLSVGIEDVEDLIEDLRQAIG, via the coding sequence ATGAAATTCGGAACCAAGGCCATTCATGCCGGCGTACACCCCGACCCCGAAACCGGGGCCATCATGACGCCCATCTACCAGACGTCGACCTACGTGCAACGCTCACCCGGCGACCATAAAGGCTACGAGTACTCACGCACCCACAACCCCACCCGCACCCAGCTGCAAGACGCGCTGGCCGCCCTCGAAAACGGCACCCACGGCCTATGCTTCGCCACGGGCATGGCCGCCGTCGACTGCATCATCAAGCTGCTGCAGCCCGGCGACGAGGTTATTAGCACCAACGACCTGTACGGCGGCTCCTACCGCATCTTCACCAAGGTGTTTGCCCAGTACGGTATCAAGTTCCACTTCGTGCCCATGCACGACATGGCGGCCGTGGAGGAGAAAGTAACCGGGCGCACCAAGCTGATTTGGGTGGAAACGCCCACCAACCCCCTGCTCAACGTCATCGACATTGAAGCTGCTGCCCGCGTGGCCAGGCAAGCCGGAGCCCTGCTGGTGGTCGACAATACCTTCTCCACGCCCTACTTGCAAACGCCCCTGGACCTGGGCGCCGATGTGGTGATGCACTCCCTGACCAAGTACATGGGCGGCCACTCCGATGTGGTGATGGGGGCCATCATTGTGAAGGACGATGCCCTGGCCGAGCGCCTGCGCTTCCTGCAGAATGCCTGCGGCGGCACGCCCGGCCCGCAGGACTGCTTCCTGGTGCTGCGCGGCCTCAAAACCCTGCACCTGCGTATGCAGCGCCACTGCGAAAACGGCCGGGCCGTGGCTGAATTTCTGAAAGCTCACCCCAAAGTGGAAAAGGTATTCTGGCCCGGCTTCCCGGACCACCCCAACCACGCCGTAGCCGCCCGCCAGATGCGCGACTTCGGCGGCATGATTTCCTTTGTGCTGCGCGGCGACCGGAAAGAAGACGCCGTGGCCGTGCTGGAGAAGTTCGAGCTGTTTTCGCTGGCCGAAAGCCTGGGCGGCGTGGAAAGCCTCTCGGGCCACCCTGCCACCATGACCCACGCTAGCATTCCGGCCGAGGAGCGCCGCAAAGCCGGCCTCTCCGACTCCCTCATCCGCCTGAGCGTGGGCATTGAGGACGTGGAAGACTTGATTGAAGACTTGCGCCAGGCTATTGGCTAG